The stretch of DNA CAAGTTGGGGCATAGTCTACATAAAATGAATTCAGGCCGAATCCGGGTGATTTTGGGGTCGTAAAAGTCATCCTTTTTAAGAAATGACCGCAAGCCACGGACTGTGGATTTTCGGTCCTTGCCGATGTTGCCGCGCTGAAGCAATGGCTGCTTTAGTAATTGCGTTTGCGCAATGCTGAGGACCAACTGGCGCGGTTCTATCGAAGTTAACGTCTGTTCGGAGGTCCGACCCCATAGAAACCCTAAGTGAGCGAGCGAGCACTCTAAATTCGTGAACTATACTTGCAGCGATGATGCGTCGCACCGGATCCAGCCGTGGGGAAACAGGTTGGTAGAAGGCGGCATCACGCTAACGAGTGTGCCTTGCGGGCTGATTGATTCTCCTCGATTTCAGATGTTGGATTTCCTCATGGCGGATATTGCATGGTCGTCGATTCTCGACGATTCATTGGGAAGTTTTACGCTGGCTGAATTGCCGCCGACATTGGAACTCCCGGCGCTACCGCATGCGGTGACGCAATTCACCGAAAAAGCGGGCCAAGACGAAGTCGACTTACTGGAGTTGGCGAAGATCGTCGAGACCGATAACGGATTGACGGTTGAATTGCTGCGGCATGTGAATTCGACCTATGTCGGCCTGCGCAACAAAGCCAAAAACGTACATCAAGCGATGTCGATGTTGGGCCTGCGGCAGTCGAAAAACTTTGTGATCACCACCGGCATGCGAGGAGCGGTGCAGTCACGGCAATCGAAACTGATCAACCAATCGTCGTTCTGGAATGCGAACCTGCAAAAAGCCTTGTTCGCGCGGGAAATTGCCAAACTGCTCAAGACCGATGAAGACGTTGCGTTTTCCGGAGCGCTGCTACAAGATTTCTTGTTGCCGGTGCTTTCCAACGACCTAATGAATGAATACATGCAATTTATTCAAACCCGCGAGCAACAAACGCAAGGCTTGCCGGAATTTGAGCAAGCCGTGTTCGGTTGGGACCACGCCCTCGCCGGTGCTTGTTTGGCGCGGCGGTGGAAGCTGCCCGATGAACTCGTCTGCTGCATGCTGACTCACCATTTTGGACTGCGGATTCTCAGCCACGAAGTTCTAGGACGCTCACCCGCAGCTGCGGTCGCTCTCTCGGCCATGCTGCCCGATCAACTGCGTCAAAGTCGCCTGGGCTTGGATTTGCTGCAACGTCTGCAGACCAAGTGGAAAGCGTTTGATCTGGTGACCATCGCAGAAAGAGTCGACGCGTTGCACGAAGAAAATGCCATGGGTGTCAAAAATGACTTTCCCTTAGCGCGGCGCTGTCAAGCTGCGGCGAACAGCGCTGATGCTTACGCGGATGGAACCTTGACGCGGCTTGCGTCGTAACAATCTAGCTGACCATCTGGACTACTGGTCTCACTGGCGGCTATCCGCTGGCTGTCCGTGCTTTCACGCCGCGCCCATCACACTGCTGGGCAAGCCAGCAGTGGCACCCAAAGTTAAAATGCCGATTCCAGCTCTTCTTGCAATTCGCACCACCGCTCCTCTGCTGCGGCGAGCTTTTCTTCCAGCTCTTTCACTTCATTGTGCAATCGCAGAGCTTCGTCCGGATTGGTTTCGGTGAGCAGTTGTTTGCTGAGCGAGGTTTTCTCGTCATCGAGTCGGGCGATGGCTTTTTCGGTTTTGGATTGCTCTTTGCGAATTTTGCGTTCATCGCGGCGGGCAGACTTCGCGGCAGCCTTCATCGGTTTTCCGGGCAGCGCCTTGGCCATCGACGCATTGCGTTCCCGTTCGCCGTCGTCGATTTCCTTGTTCACCGCGAATAGATACGCATCGTAATCGCGGCCATAGTTGTTCACATGACCATCGCGGACTTCGATGATGCAGGTGGCGACCCGTTTCATGAAGTGCCTGTCATGGCTGGTGAAAATGACCGTTCCCTGATAATCGACCAGTGCCGTTGCCAGCGCTTCGATCGTGTCGACATCCAGATGGTTTCCTGGTTCGTCCAACACGAGCACGTTATGTTCGCCGAGCAACAGTCCCGCCATGCAGAGCCGGGCACGTTCTCCCCCGGAAAGCACCGACACTGTCTTATTGACGGCGCCGCCGCGAAACAACATCGAACCGGCAACTTTCAGAATCGCCTGTAGTGGTGTGCCGGGCAGCGCATGGTACTCCAGATATTGCTGAACGGTTTGATCCGGCGGCAAACTGGTATAAACATGTTGCGCGTAGACGCCCACGTCACAATGATATCCCCAACGCACGCTCCCCGCATGCGGTTTGAGCGAGTCGACCAGTGTGCGCAGAAACGTCGTTTTGCCTTGGCCGTTGTCACCGACAATCGCCGCCCGTTCACCGTATTCGATCTCGATGTTGATTCCCGTCGCCACGGTGTGATCGGGGTATCCGATGGCAAGGTTTTCGCAACGAATCGCTGCCCCCTTGCGCGGTTCGACGATCGGCGTGCGGATAAACGCGTTCGGCTCTTCGCTTTCAATCTCCGTAACCTGCAACCGTTCGAGTTGTTTGGCCTTGGAGCGCGCTTGCGATGCCGTGTTGGCGTTGGCGCGATTTTTGTCGATAAAACGCTGCAGTTGTTTTTGTTTGGAGACCACGGCGGCGTTGGTCCGTTCGTCACGTATCCGGGTCTCTTCGACCATGTCGAGATAGGCGTTGATCGGGCCGGGATACATTGTCAACTTGCCGCGGGTCAGATCCAGCGTGTGCGCGCAGGTGGCATTCAAAAATGCCCGGTCGTGCGAAACAATCAAACAGGCCTGTTTGTAATGCCGTAAAAAGTGCTCTAACAAAATCTGCGTACGGAGGTCGAGGAAGTTTGTCGGTTCGTCCAATAGCAGCAGATTCGGTTCGTGCAGCAGCAGCGCGGCGAGCTTGACCCGCGTTTGCCAACCACCGGACAGCTCTTTGACGGGGCCTTCGAGATAGGCGCCTTTTAACTCGAATTCGCCGGCGACTTCGCCGCACTTCCAATCGGGTTGCTCGCTATCGCGCATCAGAAAATCGAGCGCGGACTCGCCCGGTTCGAACGGATCATGTTGACGCAAATAGCCGAGTTTGAGTTGTGGATGGCGAATCACTTCACCGCTATCCAGCTCCTCATCCCCCAGCAGAATCCGCAACAACGTCGACTTACCGGCACCATTGCGGCCGACAAACCCGACTTTGACGTCGTCGATTATCGTCGCTTCGGCGCCGTCCAGGAGCGTCTGTTCACCATAACTCTTGTGAGCGTCTCTAATTTGCAGCAATACAGCCATTCGATCTCAGAGTATGCTTTCAAAATACGTTTTCGTGATTGTCTTTTCAGCGCAGCGGGAGGGCGAAGCTTCTGCTGAGCCGTTTTTTCCACTGAGCGTGAAGCGCCCTACTTGTTTTGGCAAGCGTCTTGGTCCATGGCGGCTCGGCAGGAGCCTTGCCCCTGCCATTTTGAAAAGCGATCTCAGTTCTCTACTTCACATCAGGGGGGCACGCGGCTGATAATAAAGGCTCAGGCGGCGGCGGTAAAGGCGGGAGCGGTTTGCTCTGAGTCCTCACCCTGTGCAGGATCAAGTCGGCTGGCTACCAAATTGCCGGGGATTTGTTAAAACAGGCTTTTGCTCGGCGCGGTTGTCTGCGCGCGGAGGCGGGCGGCAGAGGGTATGAATTCACCGATGTGCAACTGGCGGAGACCTTTCACGCGTGGCAAGGAAGAAGAAAACTGATCCCGGCAAGGCCGTCGAAGAGACGACGCAGCGGGTCGGTCGGCAAATATTCGCACAATTGGAGCGGCGGACGCCCTCGATTTTTGAGCGGCGGTGGTGGGACGACCGTATCCTCTCGTGGGCTATGTCCGACGAGTCGGTGAAGGTACAGATGTTCCGCTTCATCGACGTGCTGCCGATGCTGCACACGCGGGAATCGATCACGCGGCATCTACAAGAGTATTTCGACGAGGTCCGCACCCATTTCCCCAAAACGGTCCGCTTGGCGCTCGATGTCAGTCAACCCGATTCATTGCTGGGACGGGCATTGGCCTTTGGAGCACGGAGCAATGCGCGGCGGATGGCCGAGCGATTTATCGCCGGGACGACCGTCGATGAAGTCTTGACCTCCGTCAGCCAACTCCGCCGCCGTGGTTTCGCTTTTTCGCTCGATTTGCTGGGCGAAGCGGTCATCAGCGAGAACGAAGCGGAACTGTACCAGCAGGCCTATTTGGACCTGATTGCCGGTTTGGCGCCGACGGTCAATGAGTGGCAAGAGAATACAAAGATCGACGTCGATCCGCAGGGCCCGGTGCCGCGGATCAATGTTTCCCTCAAATTGTCCGCCCTGTACAGCCAATTCAAACCGATCGATCCGATTGGAACCAGTGCGGGGGTCAAAGAGCGGTTGCGGCCGATTTTGCGACAGGCCCGTGAAAACCATGGCTATGTGCATGTCGATATGGAGCACTATGCCTACAAGGATCTCACGATCGAGATCTTCAAACAGGTGCTGATGGAACCGGAGTTTCGCGACTATTCCGATGTGGGAATCGTGATTCAGGCCTATTTGCCTGATGCCGAACGGGACTTGGCCGATTTGATCAAGTGGTCCAAAAAACGGGGCACGCCGGTTTGGGTGCGATTGGTCAAAGGGGCGTATTGGGATTTCGAAACGGTGCATGCCCAAGCCGCCAATTGGCCGATTCCGGTTTATCAACAAAAATGGCAATCGGACGCCGCTTTTGAGCGCTGCACGCGGATCTTGATGGAGAATCACCAATATCTGCGTCCGGCATTTGGCAGCCACAACCTGCGGAGCTTGGCACACGCGATCGGCTGGGCCGAAGAGTTGGGCATTCCGAAAAACGCGTTTGAAATTCAAATGCTGTATGGCATGGGCGGCGAGCCGGCGCAGCTGTTTGCCGAGCAAGGCTATCGCGTGCGGGCTTATACGCCCTTCGGCGAGATGATTCCCGGCATGGCCTATTTGGTGCGGCGATTGTTAGAAAACACCTCGAACGATTCGTTCTTGCGGGCGAGTTTTGCGGAAGACGTTTCGGTGGAGAATTTACTGATGAAACCTGATGATGTCGGCGCCGCGGCGCCACCGCTGGAAGAGACCCCGATGCCGGAATTCGTGAACGAACCACTGACCGACTTTAGCCGCCCCGAATCCCGCGACGCCATGCAACAGGCGATCGATGAAGTGGAATCGCAATTGGGCGAAGATTATCCGTTAGTGATTGGTGGACGGCGGATAGATACACGGGAAATGATCATCTCGCGCAATCCTGCCGATAGTGCACAAGTGGTGGGTAAAGTCGCCTCAGCGACCGACGACGATGTGCTAAACGCCATCGATGCGGCCCGCGATGCTTTTCGCCTGTGGGCGGCGACCGAAGCGAATTATCGAGCGGAATATGTGGAATTGATCGCGGACAAAATGCGTGAGCGGCGTTTTGAATTGGCTGCCTGGATGGTGTTCGAATGCGGCAAACCATGGGCCGATGCGGATGCCGATGTCGCCGAAGCGATCGACTTTTGCAATTACTACGCCGGACACATGCGGACTCTGGCCGAGCCGCAGCAATGCGATGTGCCGGGTGAAGAGAACACCTATTTCTACAAGCCGCGCGGCGTGGTGGCCGTCATCGCACCTTGGAATTTCCCGCTGGCCATTTTGACCGGCATGACCGCCGCGGCCATCGTCGCCGGGAATACCGTGATCATGAAACCGGCCGAACAATCCTCGGTGATCGCCTCGAAGTTGATGGAGATCATTGAGGATGTGGGGATCGACCGCGGCGTGGTCAATTACCTGCCCGGCGTTGGTGAGGATATTGGTGCGGACTTGGTCGGCAGCCCCGATATTGCCCTGATCGCCTTCACCGGTTCTCAAGAGGTCGGTTTGGCAATCAACGAACAGGCCTCGGTCGCCGATGACCGGCAGCTGAGCGTCAAGCGGGTGATTGCGGAGATGGGTGGCAAAAACGCCA from Symmachiella dynata encodes:
- a CDS encoding ABC-F family ATP-binding cassette domain-containing protein, with amino-acid sequence MAVLLQIRDAHKSYGEQTLLDGAEATIIDDVKVGFVGRNGAGKSTLLRILLGDEELDSGEVIRHPQLKLGYLRQHDPFEPGESALDFLMRDSEQPDWKCGEVAGEFELKGAYLEGPVKELSGGWQTRVKLAALLLHEPNLLLLDEPTNFLDLRTQILLEHFLRHYKQACLIVSHDRAFLNATCAHTLDLTRGKLTMYPGPINAYLDMVEETRIRDERTNAAVVSKQKQLQRFIDKNRANANTASQARSKAKQLERLQVTEIESEEPNAFIRTPIVEPRKGAAIRCENLAIGYPDHTVATGINIEIEYGERAAIVGDNGQGKTTFLRTLVDSLKPHAGSVRWGYHCDVGVYAQHVYTSLPPDQTVQQYLEYHALPGTPLQAILKVAGSMLFRGGAVNKTVSVLSGGERARLCMAGLLLGEHNVLVLDEPGNHLDVDTIEALATALVDYQGTVIFTSHDRHFMKRVATCIIEVRDGHVNNYGRDYDAYLFAVNKEIDDGERERNASMAKALPGKPMKAAAKSARRDERKIRKEQSKTEKAIARLDDEKTSLSKQLLTETNPDEALRLHNEVKELEEKLAAAEERWCELQEELESAF
- the pruA gene encoding L-glutamate gamma-semialdehyde dehydrogenase; translation: MARKKKTDPGKAVEETTQRVGRQIFAQLERRTPSIFERRWWDDRILSWAMSDESVKVQMFRFIDVLPMLHTRESITRHLQEYFDEVRTHFPKTVRLALDVSQPDSLLGRALAFGARSNARRMAERFIAGTTVDEVLTSVSQLRRRGFAFSLDLLGEAVISENEAELYQQAYLDLIAGLAPTVNEWQENTKIDVDPQGPVPRINVSLKLSALYSQFKPIDPIGTSAGVKERLRPILRQARENHGYVHVDMEHYAYKDLTIEIFKQVLMEPEFRDYSDVGIVIQAYLPDAERDLADLIKWSKKRGTPVWVRLVKGAYWDFETVHAQAANWPIPVYQQKWQSDAAFERCTRILMENHQYLRPAFGSHNLRSLAHAIGWAEELGIPKNAFEIQMLYGMGGEPAQLFAEQGYRVRAYTPFGEMIPGMAYLVRRLLENTSNDSFLRASFAEDVSVENLLMKPDDVGAAAPPLEETPMPEFVNEPLTDFSRPESRDAMQQAIDEVESQLGEDYPLVIGGRRIDTREMIISRNPADSAQVVGKVASATDDDVLNAIDAARDAFRLWAATEANYRAEYVELIADKMRERRFELAAWMVFECGKPWADADADVAEAIDFCNYYAGHMRTLAEPQQCDVPGEENTYFYKPRGVVAVIAPWNFPLAILTGMTAAAIVAGNTVIMKPAEQSSVIASKLMEIIEDVGIDRGVVNYLPGVGEDIGADLVGSPDIALIAFTGSQEVGLAINEQASVADDRQLSVKRVIAEMGGKNAIIVDEDADLDEAVVGVMHSAFGYSGQKCSACSRAIVHEAAYDDFLQRLVGATESLKIGKPTDPATAVGPVIDEEAQQRILETISEAKEEEIEVALECDLGDLAESGYYVPPTIFCDVDPDSTLAQEEIFGPVLAVIRAADIDEALEIANGTRYALTGGVFSRSPETLKRVRQRFDVGNLYLNRGITGAMVNRQPFGGFRMSGIGSKTGGPDYLQQFLLPVNVTENTMRRGFAPEPDAEK
- a CDS encoding HDOD domain-containing protein, with the protein product MADIAWSSILDDSLGSFTLAELPPTLELPALPHAVTQFTEKAGQDEVDLLELAKIVETDNGLTVELLRHVNSTYVGLRNKAKNVHQAMSMLGLRQSKNFVITTGMRGAVQSRQSKLINQSSFWNANLQKALFAREIAKLLKTDEDVAFSGALLQDFLLPVLSNDLMNEYMQFIQTREQQTQGLPEFEQAVFGWDHALAGACLARRWKLPDELVCCMLTHHFGLRILSHEVLGRSPAAAVALSAMLPDQLRQSRLGLDLLQRLQTKWKAFDLVTIAERVDALHEENAMGVKNDFPLARRCQAAANSADAYADGTLTRLAS